In one Alnus glutinosa chromosome 14, dhAlnGlut1.1, whole genome shotgun sequence genomic region, the following are encoded:
- the LOC133858013 gene encoding aspartic proteinase nepenthesin-1, whose translation MTPSPTPTPTPPLTKYLLFPLPSFSSTTTQHPALASTLSQPPRSDEVGTSRLCFQSSSTSRRVLDHQKQQTGFHVTLHHVDSGKNLTKFERIQRGIKRGQHRLQRLSAMALAASSDNSQVEAPVHAGTGEFLMNLAIGTPPETFSAIIDTGSDLIWTQCKPCTQCYDQPTPIFDPKKSSSFSKISCKSQLCDALPASTCGADGCLYLYQYGDYSMTEGVMATETFTFGDSDDQKKVSVPKIGFGCGNDNEGDGFNQGAGLVGLGRGPLSLVSQLKEPKFSYCLTSIDNAKTSSLLLGSLGSEINGTQKATKSTTPLIKNPSQPSFYYLSLEGISVGKTRLPIEKSTFELQDDGSGGVIIDSGTTITYIDGNAFDSLKKEFISQVKLDVDDSGSSGLDLCFSIPTGKTDVEVPKLVFHFNGADLDLPGENYMVADSSSGLLCLAMGSSGSSGMSIFGNIQQQNFLVIHDLVKETLSFIPTQCDGLSLN comes from the exons ATGACTCCCAGTCCCACTCCCACTCCCACTCCCCCTCTCACAAAATATTTGCTTTTTCCTTTGCCCTCATTTTCCTCAACTACCACGCAACACCCGGCATTAGCTTCCACACTATCTCAACCTCCTCGATCTGATGAAGTTGGGACGTCACGACTCTGTTTTCAGT cATCTTCTACGTCAAGAAGAGTTCTTGACCACCAGAAACAGCAAACTGGATTCCACGTCACACTCCACCATGTCGATTCCGGCAAAAATCTTACCAAGTTTGAACGTATCCAGCGGGGAATCAAGCGCGGGCAACACAGGCTGCAAAGGCTTAGTGCAATGGCCTTGGCAGCCTCCTCAGACAATTCCCAGGTTGAAGCCCCAGTACATGCAGGCACCGGCGAGTTTCTGATGAACTTAGCTATCGGGACACCGCCGGAGACCTTCTCAGCCATCATCGACACCGGCAGTGATTTAATATGGACTCAATGCAAGCCTTGTACGCAGTGTTATGACCAGCCCACGCCAATCTTCGATCCGAAAAAGTCATCCTCTTTCTCTAAGATATCATGTAAAAGCCAGCTATGCGATGCACTACCCGCGTCAACATGCGGCGCTGATGGTTGCTTGTATTTGTATCAGTACGGTGACTACTCTATGACAGAAGGTGTGATGGCGACTGAAACCTTCACGTTCGGGGACTCCGATGATCAGAAAAAGGTTTCCGTTCCCAAAATTGGGTTTGGTTGCGGAAACGACAACGAGGGAGATGGGTTCAACCAAGGTGCCGGCCTGGTCGGGCTCGGGCGTGGACCATTATCGCTGGTTTCCCAACTCAAGGAACCAAAATTCTCTTATTGCTTAACCTCCATTGATAACGCCAAAACCAGCTCGCTTTTGTTGGGATCTCTAGGAAGCGAGATCAATGGCACACAGAAGGCAACCAAAAGCACCACCCCTTTGATAAAAAACCCATCTCAGCCATCTTTCTATTATCTTTCTCTTGAAGGGATCTCCGTTGGAAAGACGCGCTTGCCCATCGAAAAGTCCACATTTGAGCTCCAAGATGATGGCAGTGGTGGCGTAATCATAGATTCTGGGACGACCATTACTTACATTGATGGCAATGCGTTCGATTCGCTCAAAAAAGAATTCATTTCGCAAGTGAAACTTGATGTGGACGATTCAGGTTCCTCCGGGCTTGACCTCTGCTTTAGCATACCAACCGGCAAAACTGACGTGGAGGTTCCGAAGCTGGTTTTCCATTTTAATGGTGCTGATTTGGATTTGCCGGGAGAAAACTATATGGTGGCCGATTCAAGCAGCGGATTGCTTTGCTTGGCTATGGGGAGCTCTGGGAGCTCGGGCATGTCCATCTTTGGGAATATTCAGCAGCAGAACTTTTTGGTGATCCATGATCTTGTGAAGGAGACCTTATCATTCATTCCTACGCAATGTGATGGACTTTCACTTAATTGA